The sequence GGACTGGATCAAGAGCGCAGGCGGTTATCTCTGGCACGTGGACAAGGTCCCCGAAGTGGGCAAGTACAATCCCGGCCAGAAGATGTTCTTCCTGGTGGTAGCACTCGGCGGGGCGGCGATGGTCTTCTCCGGACTGATCATGCTCTTTCCCCTGAGCATGCCGGCCATGCTCGTGAGGCTCATGTATCTGCTCCATGCCGCCGGGTTTGTGGCGATCTTCGCCTTCTTCTTCATCCACCTCTACCTGGGAACGGTGGGCTCTCCCGGATCGCTGCCGGCGATGATGACGGGCTGGGTGACGCGTGCCTGGCTGAAGAAGCAGCACCCCAAGTGGCTGCATGAGATGGAAGAAAAGGGAACCCTGGTGGTCTACGGGGAAGAGAAATCCTCTCCTCATGGCCATGGCCATTGAGGATGTGAACACGCCCTATCTTAATCAAGGGAGGGCATAACCAAAGGTAAAAAAACGAGGCATAGGGACACAACTGGAACCGTTGTACCCTATGCCTCATCTATTTTTATCTGCCAAAAAAGGAACCGATTTCGATTTCCGTCCCCGGATCCGACACTCTATAGAAGATGTCCTGGACCTGTTGCTTTTTCCCCTGCGGTTGATCGCCACCTTGCGGTCTTTACGAAAGAGGGGATGCAGCCAGTAAAAGAGCTTAGGCAGGTTGCCAGATATTTCTGAGACGGGCAGGAATGTCCCACTTTTTCATGAGACGGGTCACGGCGGGGGGAACCAGCTCTTCCCAGGGTTCGTTCTGCGCCATCCGGCGGCGGACGTCTGTGCCACTCAATCCCTTCTGATCCGGGGGAACCTCCCGAAGAACATGGGTCTTCAGCCCGAGGGATTGAAAATATTCCAGTTTCCGCCTTCCCCAGGCGTCGTAAATGGAGAGGAAAAACAGGGCATCGAGGGGAACGTAGTGCCGGTAAAGTTCCGGGATGTTTATGGGGAAAGGCACGACGGAAAAGCAGGATGATTCGATCCCCGCTTCTTCAAGGGCGGAACGGACCATCAGGTACCGTTCGAAGTAGGTCAGCGGATTGGCCGCGGGATCGCTCCGTTTCGGGTCCGCACTCTCACTCCTTGTAAGGATCGGGTCCGGGTTGGTGATTCCCACGACCAGGTGTCGGCAGAGGGCTCTGCCCGACAGGAGATAGACGAGGTGATCGTTATGAAAGACCTGAAACCGGCCGTGAATGACCCCCATGTTCGCATCGGGAAGACCTCTCTCTGTCATTTTTTTTCAACCCTCCTGTCTATTCCTTTCTCCGGAGCCGCATTTTCTCCGGCAAATTGTGAATCGGGAGCCAACGGCCATTCCAGGAAAAGTCAATCCAACCGCAGGGGCGAATATCGGCCCGGGGTGAAGGGTTGGTCATCCGGCGAATCCATGAGCCCCCAGAGTTTCCCCCGATCCAGGAAGTTCAGAATCAGATACATGAGTTCCCTTCCCCGGACAAGGCTGAGCCCCCCTGTTGCACAGCTTATTTCGTCGAATTTCCGGACGGAATCCCTCCGGATGTATTTCCCGTTCATCACAAGGGGCACATTTTCGCCGGTATGGATCATCGTCCCGGAGGAAGCGGTGGAGTGATCGGCGGTCACGACAAAGAGGACCTCCTCATCGGGAAGGATCTCTTCGACGGCATAGTCAAGGGCCGTATCGAGCGCTTCAATGACCCGTTTTTTGATCAGGGGGTCTCTTGTGTGCCCCGCCTCGTCCGTGGCCTTCGTATGGACGTGAATAAAATCGAACGCCCGCGCCTTGTGAGCCATCTCCAGGCGCTGCCGAAGGTCCCGGCCCGGGTCATCGGAATCCTCGACCTTGAGGGTCTCCATCCCCACGACCTGCCCTATTCCCTGATAAACGGCGCCCGAAGCGATCATCAATCCCCGGAGCCCCCACTTTTCCGCAAAGGAGGGAAGTCTGCCCAGCATCCCGGCCCGCTGGGTTCCCACGGCATTGATGGGCGGAAGGCCTTTTTTCAGGCGCTTGGAATTGAGGGGATGCTCCGAAAGGGTCCGATAGCTCCAGCGAAGATAGGCGTTGAGAAATCCGGCCGTTTTCCGCGCACGGGGATTCTCGGCCATGGAGCGCAGCGGGAGGACCTCCATGAGGGGACGTCCCTCGATAATCGGGTTGGAATCGGTGACAGCACTCGATACGCTTCCCCGGAGAAGGAGAATACCGCCGATTCCCTGAGTGGGCCGAAACTCGGCCTCGATACCGTCCTTCCGGAAATGTCCGACGGCTTTCTGGAAAATCCGGCAGCTTTCCCGATCCAGGGCGGGATCTTCATGGCGGAGAATCAGGGAATTCTCCGCTTCGGATACGGAAAAGATGCGGGACAGGAGGGCCACCTCGCCCTCCCGGATGTCAAGCCCTTCCCCGAGGGCCTCCACGGCGCCCCGTCCCGGAAATTCCTCAATCCGGTAGCCGAACATGATAAAGTGGGCCAGTTCACTGGGCAGGGCTGCGCCCTGGAGATGGGAATGGAAGAGGCCGTTCATGCCGCGTGCTGCAATCGCGTCAAGGTTCGGGGTATGAGCGGCCTGGAGGGGGGTCCTGCCCTTCAGAACCGGGTGACTCCGGTCACCAAGGCCGTCGAGAAGAAGAAGGATGCAGCGCATGTCGGATCTCCGGGTGGAAAGAAGCGGGATTTGTTAAAGAAGTACCCCATGGGCGGGTTTTACGCAACGGCTATTTTGCCCGATTTCCGGAGGAGCGGTAAAATGCGCTTCCGGAATCATGACGGAACTTTGAGGCATCAAATTCCGCCTGCATCGGAATCGAACGAAATGGCGAAGGATTCTATGCGGCAACAAGGAAAAGCGGATGGCCGCTCTTTCCCGCCTCCGGCAATCTTGGGAGGGCGGAGAGATAGATTTGAAGAAGGTCACGGGTGCGGAGCACCTCAGCCGGATCGGTAAGTTCAATGACCCACCAGTCGCAGAAGGACGCCGTTCCCAGAAGATCCAGCCGGCCGTCGATGTCGGAAAGGCGTTCCGGGGGGACATGACCGTATCCTTCGAGTTCCGTGTGGTAGATATGGGCGTTGAGAATCCGGTCTCGATGGGGGAAAATATAATCGTCGAAAATGCTCTTCCGCGAGGACGCGTCTCCCACGGCATGGGCGTGGCCGATATCGATGGTGACATAGGCGTTGCTCTCCGAAACGATACGCCGGAACCGGAGAGGATCGTTGGTGAGGGGGGTCGTCAGATTTTCCAGGGCCACGGCGACACCCTGGCGATTGCCGTGCTCCACGAGAATCGAAAGATTGTCGATGGCACGGGACTCGTCGATTCCCTCCCCGGTGGGATTCCCGAGACCGGAATGGACTGTCATGTGCTTTCCCCCTGTTTCCGCCACCAGATCCACGGTTCTCGTCAGAAGATCGAGGGCGGCATCGCCCCGCGAGTCGGCATAGGCCACATCCACCCCATGGAAACGGCAGTGATAGCGAAGGGAAAAATCTTCGAGGCGCTTCATGCGGGACAAAAATTCGCTTTCCGGCAGGAAAGGATCAATCGACCAGTCAATGGCCGAAAAGTTGTTCCGGGAAGCAAATTCCGCCAGCGGCTCCACATCCTGATCAAAGATGTTGCACAGGGCAATCCGAGGCTGCATGCGATAAAAAATCCTTAACAAAAAAATTCATGAAACTTGAATTTAAAACTGACAACCGAACAAAGTAGAGGAAATATATTCAGCCGACATCAATAAGTCAAATTGATAAAATGAATAATGAACAGCGATCCATAAAGAGGATGAATTTGACTATTTTCGCCACTTTATATAAAAGCCCCTTTTCAGACAGCCGGATTCAAAATTGATCTTTAAGGAGAATGCCATGAAGAAAAATCCTATCGTTATCTTCCTTGCTGTGATCTTTTCCGTCTTCATTGTGAATTCCTTCGTCATCGCCGGAGAGCTGGACGCTTTCAAGGGACAGAAGGGAACCTTGAAGATATCGGGCGGCACGGCCCATATCCCGGTCATGAAAGAGGCGGCTCAGAGAATCATGAGTGCCTATCCCGATATCCAGATCAGCATCGCCGCCGGTGGCTCCGGCGTCGGGATCAAGCAGGTCGGCGAAGGACTGGTCAACATTGGCAACACGGGGAGGAAACCGACGGACGACGAGATTGCCCGCTATTCACTCAAGCTGTATCAGTGGGCCTTGGACGGCGTGGGCGTGGTTGTCCATCCCAAAAACAAAGTCAAGGGGCTCAGCAAGGCCCAGGTAGCGGATATCTACGCGGGCAAGATCAGCAATTGGAAGGAAGTGGGCGGTGAAAGCAGGAAAATCAATCTGTACACCCGCGATGAAGCCAGCGGAACCCGCGAGGTCTTCTGGGAGAAAGCCCTGAACAAGGGGGTGATTTCCCCGAGCGCCAATGTCGTGGTTTCCAACGGGGCGATGAAATCGGCGGTTGCCCAGGATCCTTACGGGATCGGCTATGTATCCGTCGGCCATATCGACCGCACCGTGACGCCGGTTGCTCTGGACGGCGTGGTTCCGACGATCCAGACAGTGATCAAGGGCAGTTATAAAATTTCCCGGGGGCTTTACAGCAACACCAAAGGGGAACCGACCGGCCTGACCAAGGCCTTTATCGACTACCTGTATACCCCGGAAGGCCGTAAGATCATCCAGAAACACGGCTTTATTCCCTTTCCATGAAAAGCTGGAGGGAATGCCTGGTTGAGAAGGTCTTCCTTCTCTCCACGCTGATCAGTTCTTCCCTGACCCTGCTGGTTCTCGGCTTCATGGCGTTCATGGCTCTCCCAGTCCTGCGCGGCGGAGGCCTCTTCCGTCTCCTTACAGAGCCATGGGCGCCTCAACAGGGTTTCTATGGGATTTATCCCATGATCGTGAGCACGGCGGTTTTGTCCCTTCTCAGCCTGGTCTTCGCCTTTCCGCTGAGTCTCGGCTGTTCCTTCCTCATCAGCGCCATCAGCCCGAAATCGCTCAGTGCGGTTTTTCGGCGGATGGTTCAGATGATGACGGGAATTCCAACCGTCATCTATGGCTTTGTCGGCATTTTTCTCCTCGTTCCCGTCATCCGGGAAGTCTTCCAGAGCGGCTCCGGGATGTGCCTTCTTTCGGCGTCCCTGATGCTGGGCGTCCTGATCTCGCCGACGATGATCCTCTTTTTCTGCGACAGTTTCGACCGGGTGCCCCGCTCCTTTATCAACGCCGCCGCTTCCCTCGGAGCGGACCGAGCGCAGACGCTCTTGCATGTGGTGCTTCCTTCCGCCAGGAAGGGAATCGTTATCGGGATACTTCTCGCCTTTGGCAGGGCCGTGGGGGATACCCTCATCTCTCTTATGATTGCGGGAAACTCCGTCATGATGCCGGGATCGCTCCTGGACTCCGTGAGGACACTGACGGCGCAGATCGCCCTGGTCATTGCCGCCGATTACGAAAGTCCGGAGTTCCGATCCATCTTTGCCTGCGGTCTGGTACTCTATCTTTTCATTTCTCTCGTGATTCTGATTGTCCGGCGTCTGGCCTTTCGGGAAATGGAGGGGCAGGCGTGAAGGGCATCCTGGAAAAACTGACGGTTGCGTATTCCTGGGCCTGTGGACTGATCCT comes from Syntrophus gentianae and encodes:
- a CDS encoding formate dehydrogenase subunit gamma, whose product is MRKGLIQATDSFERIVHWCLAASCLVLCFSGLGIMFHSLNFLGEPFGGLKSLKYIHNFTALFFILSLVAAVRMWWKEAGIFVFPEDLDWIKSAGGYLWHVDKVPEVGKYNPGQKMFFLVVALGGAAMVFSGLIMLFPLSMPAMLVRLMYLLHAAGFVAIFAFFFIHLYLGTVGSPGSLPAMMTGWVTRAWLKKQHPKWLHEMEEKGTLVVYGEEKSSPHGHGH
- a CDS encoding sugar phosphate isomerase/epimerase family protein, translating into MQPRIALCNIFDQDVEPLAEFASRNNFSAIDWSIDPFLPESEFLSRMKRLEDFSLRYHCRFHGVDVAYADSRGDAALDLLTRTVDLVAETGGKHMTVHSGLGNPTGEGIDESRAIDNLSILVEHGNRQGVAVALENLTTPLTNDPLRFRRIVSESNAYVTIDIGHAHAVGDASSRKSIFDDYIFPHRDRILNAHIYHTELEGYGHVPPERLSDIDGRLDLLGTASFCDWWVIELTDPAEVLRTRDLLQIYLSALPRLPEAGKSGHPLFLVAA
- the pstC gene encoding phosphate ABC transporter permease subunit PstC, which produces MKSWRECLVEKVFLLSTLISSSLTLLVLGFMAFMALPVLRGGGLFRLLTEPWAPQQGFYGIYPMIVSTAVLSLLSLVFAFPLSLGCSFLISAISPKSLSAVFRRMVQMMTGIPTVIYGFVGIFLLVPVIREVFQSGSGMCLLSASLMLGVLISPTMILFFCDSFDRVPRSFINAAASLGADRAQTLLHVVLPSARKGIVIGILLAFGRAVGDTLISLMIAGNSVMMPGSLLDSVRTLTAQIALVIAADYESPEFRSIFACGLVLYLFISLVILIVRRLAFREMEGQA
- the apgM gene encoding alkaline phosphatase family protein; the encoded protein is MRCILLLLDGLGDRSHPVLKGRTPLQAAHTPNLDAIAARGMNGLFHSHLQGAALPSELAHFIMFGYRIEEFPGRGAVEALGEGLDIREGEVALLSRIFSVSEAENSLILRHEDPALDRESCRIFQKAVGHFRKDGIEAEFRPTQGIGGILLLRGSVSSAVTDSNPIIEGRPLMEVLPLRSMAENPRARKTAGFLNAYLRWSYRTLSEHPLNSKRLKKGLPPINAVGTQRAGMLGRLPSFAEKWGLRGLMIASGAVYQGIGQVVGMETLKVEDSDDPGRDLRQRLEMAHKARAFDFIHVHTKATDEAGHTRDPLIKKRVIEALDTALDYAVEEILPDEEVLFVVTADHSTASSGTMIHTGENVPLVMNGKYIRRDSVRKFDEISCATGGLSLVRGRELMYLILNFLDRGKLWGLMDSPDDQPFTPGRYSPLRLD
- a CDS encoding phosphate ABC transporter substrate-binding protein, with the translated sequence MKKNPIVIFLAVIFSVFIVNSFVIAGELDAFKGQKGTLKISGGTAHIPVMKEAAQRIMSAYPDIQISIAAGGSGVGIKQVGEGLVNIGNTGRKPTDDEIARYSLKLYQWALDGVGVVVHPKNKVKGLSKAQVADIYAGKISNWKEVGGESRKINLYTRDEASGTREVFWEKALNKGVISPSANVVVSNGAMKSAVAQDPYGIGYVSVGHIDRTVTPVALDGVVPTIQTVIKGSYKISRGLYSNTKGEPTGLTKAFIDYLYTPEGRKIIQKHGFIPFP
- a CDS encoding nicotinate-nucleotide adenylyltransferase — translated: MTERGLPDANMGVIHGRFQVFHNDHLVYLLSGRALCRHLVVGITNPDPILTRSESADPKRSDPAANPLTYFERYLMVRSALEEAGIESSCFSVVPFPINIPELYRHYVPLDALFFLSIYDAWGRRKLEYFQSLGLKTHVLREVPPDQKGLSGTDVRRRMAQNEPWEELVPPAVTRLMKKWDIPARLRNIWQPA